A portion of the Prosthecobacter fusiformis genome contains these proteins:
- the leuS gene encoding leucine--tRNA ligase, with protein sequence MSSEQRKAFPFSEFEPKWQSEWDAKQAFRTPNPGDADFDASKPKFYVLDMFPYPSGAGLHVGHPEGYTATDIIGRYKKMTGHNVLHPMGWDAFGLPAEQYAIKTGQHPRVTTEANIDGFRGQLKRLGFAYDWSREVNTTDPGYFKWTQWIFMKLYNSYVNAEGKAAPISELEAQGLSRAEIDARRLAYVSEAPVNWCPELGTVLANEEVIDGKSEVGGFPVERRPLRQWMLRITSFAQRLIDELDGLDWPESIRLLQRNWIGRSEGAEVKFSLVGNDQTVTVFTTRPDTLFGATYMVIAPEHPLVEVITTPEQKEAVAAYQKAVGSKSDLERTELAKDKTGVFTGGFAINPVNDEKIPVWIADYVMMGYGTGAIMAVPAHDERDWEFATKFHLPIREVVAAAPKLESEGGSVCEMEPASCFASAGFAVNSGFLNGMATPEAKKKMAAWLEEKGLGKAMVNFKLRDWLFSRQRYWGEPFPIVWENGEHRSIPETELPLLPPTLEDFKPSGTPEPPLSKATDWVKYSETATRELNTMPQWAGSCWYYLRYCDAQNNQRFVSEEAEKYWMGGGKPGGVDLYVGGTEHAVLHLLYARFWHKVLFDLGYVSTPEPFQRLVNQGLIMGEDGQKMSKSRGNVVNPDDVVKEYGADALRLYEMFMGPLEQVKPWSMKGVEGVYRFLARVWRLVMEQNAEGEWSISAALQDVPAEKVVTKVLHETIKKCGEDIEKLSFNTAIAQMMVCTNAFTAAATKPVKEIVTFLKVLGPFAPHLAEELNARIATKFADVSVKGLLSDETWPAYDPAALIEDEVEIVFQVNGKLRDKARVAIQATKEEIEKIALASPRVQEFMEGKPIKKLIVVPGKLVNIVV encoded by the coding sequence ATGAGCAGCGAGCAGCGTAAAGCATTTCCTTTTTCCGAATTTGAGCCGAAGTGGCAGTCCGAGTGGGACGCCAAGCAGGCTTTCCGTACGCCGAACCCCGGCGATGCGGATTTTGATGCCTCCAAGCCGAAGTTTTATGTGCTCGATATGTTCCCGTATCCGAGCGGTGCAGGGCTGCATGTGGGGCACCCGGAAGGGTATACGGCCACGGACATTATTGGCCGCTATAAGAAGATGACAGGTCACAACGTCCTGCACCCGATGGGGTGGGATGCTTTTGGCCTGCCCGCTGAGCAGTATGCTATCAAGACCGGCCAGCATCCGCGTGTGACGACGGAGGCCAATATTGACGGATTCCGTGGCCAGCTTAAGCGCCTGGGTTTCGCCTATGACTGGAGCCGTGAGGTGAACACCACGGACCCGGGTTATTTCAAATGGACGCAGTGGATCTTCATGAAGCTGTATAACAGCTATGTGAATGCAGAGGGCAAGGCAGCTCCTATCAGCGAGCTGGAAGCGCAGGGACTGAGCCGCGCGGAGATTGACGCCCGCCGCCTGGCCTATGTGAGCGAGGCCCCGGTGAACTGGTGCCCGGAGCTGGGCACCGTGCTGGCCAATGAAGAGGTCATTGATGGCAAGAGCGAGGTTGGAGGATTTCCGGTGGAGCGCCGTCCGCTGCGCCAGTGGATGCTGCGCATCACGAGCTTTGCCCAGCGTCTGATTGATGAACTGGATGGCCTGGACTGGCCGGAGAGCATCCGCCTGCTGCAGCGGAACTGGATTGGGCGCAGTGAAGGGGCGGAGGTGAAGTTCTCCCTGGTCGGCAATGACCAGACCGTCACTGTATTTACGACGCGGCCGGACACGCTGTTCGGAGCAACTTACATGGTCATTGCTCCCGAGCATCCGCTTGTGGAGGTGATCACCACACCGGAACAAAAAGAGGCCGTGGCTGCATATCAAAAAGCCGTCGGCTCTAAGTCCGACTTGGAGCGCACGGAGCTGGCCAAGGACAAGACTGGCGTCTTCACGGGTGGTTTTGCCATCAATCCCGTCAATGACGAGAAGATCCCTGTGTGGATCGCCGACTATGTCATGATGGGTTACGGAACTGGGGCCATCATGGCCGTGCCCGCGCATGATGAACGGGATTGGGAGTTTGCTACCAAGTTCCATTTACCCATCCGTGAGGTGGTGGCGGCTGCGCCGAAGCTGGAAAGTGAAGGAGGTTCTGTTTGTGAGATGGAACCCGCAAGTTGCTTCGCCAGTGCAGGTTTCGCAGTGAATTCTGGTTTTCTGAATGGCATGGCGACACCCGAAGCCAAAAAGAAAATGGCCGCCTGGCTGGAAGAAAAAGGCCTGGGCAAGGCGATGGTGAACTTCAAGCTGCGCGACTGGCTTTTCAGCCGTCAGCGGTATTGGGGGGAGCCGTTCCCGATTGTGTGGGAAAACGGCGAGCACCGTTCCATCCCGGAGACGGAGCTGCCACTGCTGCCGCCGACGCTGGAAGACTTCAAACCGAGCGGCACGCCTGAGCCACCGCTGTCCAAGGCGACCGACTGGGTGAAGTATTCTGAAACCGCCACGCGCGAGCTGAACACGATGCCGCAGTGGGCAGGCTCGTGCTGGTACTACCTGCGCTATTGCGATGCGCAGAATAACCAACGATTCGTCAGCGAAGAGGCGGAGAAATACTGGATGGGCGGTGGCAAGCCCGGCGGTGTGGATCTTTACGTCGGCGGCACCGAGCACGCTGTGCTGCACCTGCTGTATGCTCGCTTTTGGCACAAGGTGTTGTTTGATCTGGGCTACGTGAGCACGCCGGAGCCGTTCCAGCGTCTGGTGAACCAGGGCCTCATCATGGGGGAGGACGGCCAGAAGATGTCCAAGAGCCGTGGCAACGTGGTGAACCCGGATGACGTGGTGAAGGAATACGGTGCCGATGCGCTGCGCCTGTATGAGATGTTCATGGGCCCGCTGGAGCAGGTGAAACCGTGGAGCATGAAAGGTGTGGAAGGCGTGTATCGCTTCCTGGCCCGCGTGTGGCGTCTGGTCATGGAGCAGAATGCCGAGGGCGAGTGGAGCATCTCCGCCGCGCTCCAGGATGTGCCTGCGGAAAAGGTAGTGACCAAGGTCCTGCATGAGACCATCAAAAAGTGCGGCGAGGACATCGAGAAGCTGAGCTTCAACACCGCAATCGCGCAAATGATGGTGTGCACGAATGCCTTTACCGCTGCGGCCACAAAGCCGGTGAAAGAGATCGTCACCTTCCTGAAAGTGCTCGGACCGTTTGCCCCGCATCTGGCGGAGGAACTGAATGCCCGCATTGCAACCAAGTTTGCCGATGTTTCCGTGAAGGGTCTGCTCAGTGATGAAACGTGGCCAGCCTATGATCCTGCCGCCCTCATTGAAGACGAAGTGGAAATTGTCTTCCAGGTGAATGGCAAGCTGCGTGACAAGGCGCGCGTGGCCATCCAAGCCACCAAGGAGGAGATCGAAAAGATCGCCCTCGCCAGCCCCCGCGTGCAGGAGTTCATGGAAGGCAAGCCCATCAAAAAGCTCATCGTCGTTCCCGGGAAACTGGTGAACATCGTCGTCTGA
- a CDS encoding SMI1/KNR4 family protein: MKTLADIVRQAQDTTGCSVNSPTGMPVLPGSFTLPPDVQEFYALCGGLDMFPKEDWGWRIVKPSEFLRADQVVLELAYRDHPDDFDTTPSEGLYVVAVRGCGPDYISIDTHPARLGRCFDSYSGDHATENSRVVALSFTEMLNKLFEHRQEGYFWEEAFYGYFGQPDSNLKLQGRPSPKLPLP; the protein is encoded by the coding sequence ATGAAGACTTTAGCCGACATCGTCAGACAAGCACAGGACACGACTGGCTGCAGTGTCAATTCACCCACAGGAATGCCCGTGTTACCCGGCAGTTTCACGCTTCCCCCTGACGTGCAGGAATTTTACGCCCTCTGCGGCGGCCTCGATATGTTCCCAAAAGAAGATTGGGGCTGGCGAATCGTCAAGCCGTCGGAGTTTCTGCGAGCTGATCAGGTTGTCTTAGAACTGGCTTATCGGGACCATCCCGACGACTTTGACACCACTCCCTCCGAGGGGCTTTACGTTGTTGCGGTAAGAGGATGCGGCCCTGATTACATCAGCATCGACACCCACCCGGCAAGGCTTGGCCGTTGTTTTGACAGCTACTCCGGGGATCATGCGACTGAAAACAGTCGTGTAGTTGCTCTCTCGTTTACTGAAATGCTCAATAAACTTTTCGAGCACCGACAGGAAGGCTATTTTTGGGAAGAAGCGTTTTACGGCTACTTTGGTCAGCCAGACAGCAACTTGAAGCTCCAAGGCCGTCCCTCGCCCAAGTTGCCGCTACCTTAG
- a CDS encoding PIG-L deacetylase family protein, protein MPAVLALFAHPDDIEFVAAGTMLLLQERGWDLHYMNMCTGNGGSVQMDGATTAATRLTEGQAAARILGATFYPPIADDLELTYSVPLLRKVAAVVREAKPSIVLTHSPADYMEDHQNAQRLACTAAFAHPIQNFVTDPQRDSFLHDVTVYHAMPHGLCDPLRKRIHAGSFVNTTRVHAKKREALAAHVSQKDWLDVTQGMDSYLVSMDESSRKVGSLSQGFTFAEGWRRHLHLGFSATAIDPLQDALGADCQINEAYEAWLKE, encoded by the coding sequence ATGCCTGCCGTCCTCGCTCTTTTCGCCCATCCAGATGACATCGAATTCGTGGCTGCGGGCACCATGCTGCTGCTTCAGGAGCGCGGCTGGGACCTGCACTACATGAATATGTGCACGGGCAATGGGGGCTCTGTGCAGATGGACGGAGCCACCACCGCTGCCACCCGCCTGACGGAAGGGCAGGCGGCTGCGCGCATCCTGGGGGCGACGTTTTATCCGCCCATCGCGGATGATCTGGAACTGACCTACAGTGTGCCTTTGCTGCGAAAGGTGGCTGCTGTCGTCCGGGAAGCAAAGCCTAGCATTGTGCTCACCCATTCACCGGCGGACTACATGGAGGATCATCAGAATGCCCAGCGGCTGGCCTGTACGGCCGCCTTTGCGCATCCCATCCAGAATTTTGTCACAGACCCGCAGCGGGATTCCTTTCTGCATGATGTCACCGTTTACCACGCCATGCCGCATGGCCTGTGTGACCCGTTGCGCAAGCGCATCCATGCAGGTTCTTTCGTGAATACCACGCGGGTCCACGCGAAAAAGCGGGAGGCGCTGGCAGCGCATGTCAGCCAGAAAGATTGGCTGGATGTGACGCAGGGCATGGACTCCTACCTCGTCAGCATGGATGAATCCTCCCGCAAAGTGGGGTCTCTTTCACAGGGATTTACCTTTGCCGAAGGCTGGCGCAGGCATCTGCACCTGGGCTTCAGCGCGACCGCTATCGATCCTCTCCAGGATGCTCTGGGCGCAGACTGCCAGATTAACGAGGCCTATGAAGCCTGGCTGAAGGAATAG
- a CDS encoding AI-2E family transporter, with protein sequence MTILPEQDKSVDWGRKGSQMIVTLACLVVVIAGMKEAAGVLVPMVYAFFLAVLSFPLLRWLTKHKIPGPVALGITLLVNLGVLAGLITLAVRLLINFNSDLPRYLRGLQRNLTDLGVWLDENGIEGAKDLMGSLFDWNTIIGYATQQDVMSRIGSMLGSTFGTLATVFAGLVMILILMMFVLMEAPGTHRRMVAVRMAGGPNFSGLMRSVSDIQKYLGIKTLISALTGLLAGAWCWFFDLQYPLLWAILAFVFNYIPAVGSTAACIPAVIEALVQHGGGTAIGVAIGYGGINFALDNFVQPTLLGNRFGISALVVVLSVIFWGWIWGPMGMFLAVPLTMVIKVLLDNSEEFRWVSVAMSQKKIRRGEVEVVGYDLDENEIVGAGATTEIPGR encoded by the coding sequence ATGACCATCCTGCCTGAGCAAGATAAGAGCGTCGATTGGGGCCGTAAAGGTTCGCAGATGATCGTGACGTTGGCATGCCTTGTTGTCGTCATTGCAGGCATGAAGGAGGCGGCGGGTGTGCTGGTGCCGATGGTGTATGCCTTTTTCCTGGCCGTGCTCAGTTTTCCTTTATTGCGGTGGCTGACGAAACACAAGATTCCGGGGCCTGTGGCGCTGGGGATCACACTGCTGGTGAATCTGGGCGTGCTGGCTGGATTGATCACGCTGGCGGTGCGGTTGCTGATCAATTTTAATTCCGACCTTCCCCGCTACCTGCGCGGCCTGCAGCGTAATCTTACCGATCTGGGCGTATGGCTGGATGAAAACGGCATCGAAGGGGCCAAGGACTTGATGGGCAGCCTGTTCGATTGGAATACCATCATTGGTTATGCCACGCAGCAGGATGTGATGTCCCGCATCGGCTCCATGCTGGGCAGCACCTTTGGTACCCTGGCCACCGTCTTCGCAGGACTGGTGATGATCTTGATCCTGATGATGTTTGTGCTCATGGAGGCCCCGGGCACCCACCGGCGCATGGTGGCTGTGCGCATGGCGGGCGGGCCGAATTTCAGCGGGCTGATGCGCAGTGTTTCAGACATACAAAAGTACTTGGGCATCAAGACGCTGATCAGTGCCCTGACCGGTCTGCTGGCGGGTGCCTGGTGCTGGTTCTTTGATCTGCAATACCCGCTGCTGTGGGCCATCCTGGCTTTTGTCTTTAATTACATTCCGGCAGTGGGCAGCACGGCGGCCTGTATCCCGGCTGTTATCGAGGCACTCGTGCAGCATGGCGGCGGAACGGCGATCGGGGTGGCTATCGGTTATGGGGGCATCAACTTCGCCCTGGATAATTTTGTGCAGCCGACCCTGCTGGGAAACCGCTTCGGCATTTCCGCTCTTGTGGTGGTACTTTCAGTGATCTTTTGGGGCTGGATCTGGGGACCGATGGGCATGTTTTTGGCCGTGCCTCTGACCATGGTCATCAAGGTGCTACTGGATAACAGCGAGGAATTCCGCTGGGTTTCTGTGGCCATGTCCCAGAAAAAAATCCGCCGGGGTGAGGTGGAAGTGGTGGGCTATGACCTGGATGAAAATGAGATCGTGGGTGCGGGTGCCACAACGGAGATCCCAGGGCGCTGA
- a CDS encoding pyruvate carboxylase, whose amino-acid sequence MSKKAAAKASRPAPSSASTPPVKPGIRPIKKLMVANRSEIAIRVMRAATELGLKTVGIYAQEDRFCPHRFKADEAYELNKNKGPLGAYLDIEGIVTLAKEKGVDAIHPGYGFLSENPQFAQACADAGIIFIGPESKILDMMGDKTAARNVARKINVPILEGTDEPVTDRKEAVVIAKKIGFPLIIKAAFGGGGRGMRVVREGKDLEKLLEEAQTEALRSFGNGAVFLEKFVGKAKHIEVQILADKHGNVLHLHERDCSVQRRHQKVIEQAPSYGLKQEVIDGLCEAAVKLAKEVNYTHAGTVEFLVDHETGEWFFIEMNPRIQVEHTVTEEITGIDIVRSQILIAQGYQIHQEPLALPPQDKIEKSGFAIQCRITTEDPENAFTPDFGKILTYRSPGGFGVRLDGALGATNAVITPYYDSMLVKMTVYGRTYQQALDRMDRGLREFRIRGVKTNIPFLMNVVHHEDFKTGQATTRFIDNNPELLKFTARQDRASKLLSYLADTIVNGNPFAKGHKISKAFIGAPIPQWDHRMEPPKGTKQILTEMGPEKFCKDWIAKQKRLLITDTTMRDAHQSLLATRMRTFDMLAVADAVARRTPDLFSLEMWGGATFDVTMRFLREDPWERLRDIREKVPNILLQMLFRGSNAVGYTNYPDNVVKGFIKHAAQNGMDIFRIFDSLNYLPNLTAAMDAVREDTSSICEGTLCYTGDILDPKRDKYDLKYYVRLAKELEKMGAHMLCIKDMAGLVRPYAARKLVKALKDEVGIPIHFHTHDTSGLNAASIIEAAEAGVDVADAAIASMSGGTSQPNLNSIVAALQHTPRDTGLDTDALQEFSDYWATVRAYYKPFDTSEPYGTAEVYLHEMPGGQYTNLKEQAIGMGLGPRWPEIAHAYAEVNQLCGDIVKVTPSSKVVGDLAIECVARGVKPGDIFQLTGTKWSKDVTSMFEGWLGEPFYGMEANKAADSRKKWNSLADAIVGKGGKRIKGRPGTHAAKVNLTEVRAELEQKMKKKPTEDDVWSYLMYPDVFLKFAEFRKTYGDIAALPTPAYYYGVQQKEEINIELEAGKTLFVRLLNMTEPDANGQQTAIFELNGYPRHTTVTNKALAVNAVSKIKADPADPTQVGAPMPGMVASIAVSVGQKVKEGETLVTLEAMKMFAAVSAPTAGTVQEICVKISESVESKDLLVRLGK is encoded by the coding sequence ATGTCCAAAAAAGCCGCCGCCAAAGCCTCTCGCCCCGCGCCTTCTTCAGCGAGCACTCCGCCTGTGAAACCAGGCATCCGTCCCATCAAGAAGCTGATGGTCGCGAACCGGTCTGAGATCGCCATCCGTGTGATGCGTGCGGCGACGGAGCTGGGGCTGAAAACCGTGGGCATCTATGCCCAGGAAGACCGCTTTTGCCCACACCGCTTCAAGGCGGATGAGGCGTATGAACTGAACAAAAACAAAGGTCCCCTGGGGGCTTATCTGGACATCGAAGGCATCGTCACCCTGGCCAAGGAAAAAGGCGTGGACGCCATCCACCCCGGTTATGGTTTCCTTTCAGAGAACCCTCAGTTCGCTCAGGCTTGCGCGGATGCAGGCATCATCTTCATCGGGCCGGAGTCGAAGATCCTGGACATGATGGGCGACAAGACTGCGGCGAGAAACGTCGCCCGCAAAATCAATGTGCCGATCCTGGAGGGGACCGACGAACCGGTCACCGACCGCAAGGAAGCGGTAGTCATCGCTAAAAAGATCGGCTTTCCCCTCATCATCAAAGCCGCCTTCGGCGGTGGCGGCCGTGGCATGCGTGTCGTGCGCGAAGGCAAGGACCTGGAAAAGCTGCTGGAAGAAGCCCAGACTGAAGCCCTGCGTTCGTTCGGCAATGGGGCCGTGTTCCTGGAAAAATTCGTGGGCAAGGCCAAGCACATCGAAGTGCAGATCCTGGCGGATAAACACGGCAACGTTTTGCACCTGCATGAGCGTGATTGCTCCGTCCAACGTCGTCACCAAAAAGTCATCGAGCAGGCCCCCAGCTATGGCTTGAAGCAGGAGGTCATTGATGGCCTTTGCGAAGCAGCGGTGAAACTGGCCAAGGAGGTGAACTACACACACGCTGGTACGGTGGAGTTCCTCGTGGACCACGAAACGGGCGAATGGTTCTTCATCGAGATGAACCCGCGCATCCAGGTGGAGCACACGGTCACGGAAGAGATCACCGGCATTGACATCGTCCGCAGCCAGATCCTCATCGCCCAGGGCTACCAGATCCATCAGGAGCCACTGGCCCTACCACCGCAGGACAAGATCGAAAAAAGCGGTTTTGCCATCCAGTGCCGCATCACCACGGAAGACCCTGAAAATGCCTTCACGCCGGACTTTGGCAAGATCCTCACCTACCGCAGCCCAGGCGGCTTCGGCGTCCGTCTGGATGGAGCCCTGGGCGCAACGAACGCGGTCATCACTCCTTATTATGACTCCATGCTGGTGAAGATGACGGTCTATGGCCGCACCTATCAGCAGGCACTGGACCGCATGGACCGTGGACTCCGCGAATTCCGCATCCGTGGCGTGAAGACGAACATCCCGTTCCTGATGAACGTGGTGCATCATGAAGACTTCAAGACCGGCCAGGCCACCACCCGCTTCATTGATAACAATCCTGAGCTATTGAAATTTACGGCCCGCCAGGACCGTGCCTCGAAGCTGCTCAGCTACCTCGCGGATACCATCGTCAACGGCAATCCCTTTGCCAAAGGCCACAAGATCAGCAAAGCCTTCATCGGCGCGCCCATCCCGCAGTGGGACCACCGCATGGAGCCGCCTAAAGGCACCAAGCAGATCCTCACCGAGATGGGACCGGAGAAGTTCTGTAAAGACTGGATCGCCAAGCAGAAGCGCCTGCTCATCACGGATACCACCATGCGCGATGCCCACCAGTCGCTGCTGGCCACCCGCATGCGCACCTTTGACATGCTGGCCGTGGCGGATGCCGTGGCCCGCCGCACGCCGGATCTCTTCTCCCTGGAAATGTGGGGTGGAGCCACCTTTGATGTGACCATGCGCTTCCTGCGTGAAGATCCGTGGGAGCGCCTGCGCGACATCCGCGAAAAGGTGCCCAACATCCTCCTCCAGATGCTCTTCCGTGGCAGCAATGCTGTTGGTTATACCAATTATCCGGACAACGTGGTGAAGGGTTTCATCAAGCATGCTGCGCAAAACGGCATGGACATCTTCCGCATCTTTGACAGCCTGAACTACCTGCCCAACCTCACCGCCGCCATGGATGCCGTGCGTGAGGACACCAGCTCCATTTGTGAAGGCACTCTTTGTTATACCGGGGATATCCTGGATCCCAAGCGGGACAAGTATGACCTCAAGTATTACGTCCGCCTGGCCAAGGAACTGGAAAAGATGGGCGCGCACATGCTCTGCATTAAGGATATGGCCGGCTTGGTGCGTCCATATGCCGCAAGAAAGCTGGTCAAAGCGTTGAAGGATGAAGTGGGGATTCCTATTCATTTCCACACTCACGACACCAGCGGCCTGAACGCCGCCAGCATCATTGAGGCGGCAGAAGCCGGTGTGGATGTGGCGGATGCCGCCATCGCCTCCATGTCCGGCGGCACCAGCCAGCCGAACCTGAATTCCATCGTTGCCGCCCTCCAGCACACCCCTCGGGATACTGGCCTGGATACCGATGCCCTGCAGGAATTCAGCGACTACTGGGCCACCGTGCGCGCCTATTACAAACCCTTTGATACCAGTGAGCCATACGGCACCGCCGAGGTCTATCTGCATGAAATGCCCGGTGGCCAGTACACCAACCTCAAGGAGCAGGCCATCGGCATGGGCCTAGGGCCACGCTGGCCGGAGATCGCCCACGCCTATGCGGAGGTAAACCAGCTCTGCGGTGACATCGTTAAGGTGACACCATCTTCCAAGGTCGTCGGCGATCTCGCCATCGAATGCGTGGCCCGTGGGGTGAAGCCTGGAGATATCTTCCAGCTCACTGGCACCAAGTGGAGCAAGGACGTCACCAGCATGTTCGAAGGCTGGCTGGGCGAGCCCTTCTACGGCATGGAGGCCAACAAAGCCGCCGACAGCCGCAAGAAGTGGAATTCCCTGGCCGATGCCATCGTCGGCAAAGGCGGCAAGCGCATCAAAGGCCGCCCCGGCACCCATGCCGCAAAGGTGAATCTGACTGAAGTGCGTGCCGAGCTGGAGCAGAAGATGAAGAAGAAGCCCACCGAAGATGACGTGTGGAGCTACCTCATGTACCCGGATGTGTTCCTGAAATTCGCCGAGTTCCGCAAGACCTATGGCGACATCGCCGCACTGCCCACCCCGGCTTATTATTATGGCGTGCAGCAGAAGGAGGAGATCAACATCGAGCTTGAAGCTGGCAAGACCCTCTTCGTCCGCCTGCTAAACATGACCGAGCCGGATGCCAATGGCCAGCAGACCGCCATCTTTGAGCTCAACGGCTACCCGCGTCACACGACGGTCACCAACAAGGCCCTCGCCGTCAATGCAGTGTCCAAGATCAAGGCTGACCCAGCGGATCCCACTCAAGTGGGTGCCCCCATGCCCGGCATGGTCGCCAGCATCGCGGTGAGCGTGGGCCAGAAGGTCAAAGAAGGTGAAACCCTCGTGACCCTGGAAGCCATGAAAATGTTCGCCGCAGTCTCTGCGCCTACTGCCGGTACCGTCCAGGAAATCTGCGTCAAGATCAGCGAAAGCGTCGAGAGCAAGGACCTGCTGGTGAGGTTGGGTAAATAA
- a CDS encoding class I SAM-dependent methyltransferase — MKCFFFLTLLAFSLQAQTPSLPPVAREEYMGRVIAQTMHWQGANWLIRHKRDREEATLKMREELKLKPGMAVCDMGSGNGYHTLPIAEAVGKDGKVYAVEVQPEMIEMLKKRAEAKGITHIESIIGEPHDPKLPPASCDMILLVDVYHEFSHPEQMLAGMRQALKPEGVIVLVEFRAEDDSVPIKPEHKMTKAQIDKELTVNGFKKVREFDELPWQHMLFYGLADT, encoded by the coding sequence ATGAAATGCTTCTTCTTCCTCACGCTGCTGGCCTTTAGCCTCCAGGCCCAGACCCCCTCTCTCCCTCCTGTGGCAAGAGAAGAATACATGGGGCGCGTTATCGCGCAGACCATGCACTGGCAGGGGGCTAACTGGCTCATCCGGCATAAACGCGACCGGGAGGAAGCCACGCTAAAAATGCGGGAGGAACTGAAGCTGAAACCCGGCATGGCCGTCTGCGATATGGGCAGCGGCAATGGCTACCATACACTCCCCATCGCCGAAGCCGTGGGCAAAGACGGCAAGGTCTATGCCGTGGAGGTGCAGCCGGAAATGATCGAAATGCTAAAAAAACGTGCGGAGGCCAAAGGCATCACTCACATTGAAAGCATCATTGGCGAGCCGCATGACCCCAAGCTCCCGCCTGCGTCCTGCGACATGATCCTGCTGGTGGATGTTTACCACGAATTCTCCCACCCGGAGCAAATGTTGGCCGGTATGCGCCAGGCACTGAAACCGGAAGGCGTCATCGTCCTTGTGGAATTCCGGGCAGAGGATGACAGCGTGCCCATCAAGCCTGAGCATAAGATGACGAAGGCCCAGATCGACAAAGAACTAACCGTGAACGGCTTTAAAAAAGTGCGCGAGTTCGACGAATTGCCCTGGCAACACATGCTGTTCTACGGGCTGGCAGACACATAG